Within Quercus lobata isolate SW786 chromosome 5, ValleyOak3.0 Primary Assembly, whole genome shotgun sequence, the genomic segment GTGTAGTAGTTTGTTACTTCTGTTAGTAGATGCTGCTTCTAATGAATACTGAAAATCTGTCTAATTTACTACAACGGTGAAATTATCCCAGTAAAAAAAGTTGCTAGAATTATCTTATTACACACCTCCTTTCATGCAATGATAGACCTTCCAAAAATTGGGAAAATTATTATATCTGTTGGTGGAGTCCTTTCTTCCCTCACAAAAGGATGTGGGTCTCATTTGGGACTCATAAGTGGAGCCCACACCTCTTATGAGAGGAGAAATAATTCCTTCCGTCATAATTTCTCCTAAAATTCGTCCAAGAATCAAAGTAAACATGGTCAgggaatcaaaaaaaaaaaaaaaaaaaaaagtaaaaatggtCATATTTTTTGGATGTTGGAACACAATCACTGTATAGAATTATGGGGTAATTGATAGGCAAAATATACTAACATGGGCTTTTGGTTAGCTAGAAGGCATCCTACTTCCTACATTCTAAATAAGTTCTgcataaaatacttttttcatACAAGGGCAATTTAATTTGCTCTTGTTACTTTCATGTGTGAATGAAATTTACAAAAAAGTGGAATTTTTTCAACATTATTACAAAAGAATTACATTGCAACGAAAccagtaggaaaaaaaaaaagggtaacaAAAGCctagaaagaaaatttattttgtctttcatgAACACACATCATCTCCTTCATAATATGaacataaactttttttttttggataaactgTATGAACAGAAATTACATAAACATATGCATCACACATTTCTTATTTACTTCTCTAATTCAAGGCCCCCTCTTCAACATTTTTCATCTGTTTGGCACTGCTAGCTTCCTTAACTGTGTCATAGGACGCATGTAATCCATAAAGGAAATAGTAAACAATCATTACTAGAGTAAATATCCCGAACCTTTCGAACGATTTTTTATCTATAGACCCAAGAAGGAAAATGTTGATGGCAATTGATAATGATGGCAGCCATGGTACCAATGGTacaccccaaaattttggttcCCTGGCCTGTGGAACAAAAAGCCGAAGCCCGAAAGTTGACAAGAGCCAAATTGGTAGAGTTATTGCGTACCCAATCCAACCATCAGTAGATGAGGCCCAATAAATAGCAGTGCCAATTGAAGATCCAAGAATAAGGGCAAGAAACACAATGAACTTGATACGGTTTGCTTTTGTTGTCACCCCACTAACATAGTATCGACGCACAAGAAGGCCAATAGCCACAAGCATGAGGATAAACAGTGAGGAGATTGAGAGCAACTTTGAGAGAATGCCAAGCGATGTGAAGAAGGCAATTACTGCCGTGGCTGAAAGCATGACCACTGTGGCATTGAGAGGAGTCCCAGTTTTCTCATTCACAATGGCGAGGCATGGGGGAATCATGTGTGTACGTGCAATATGTGTGAGATATCGAGCTTTTCTCACTGCTGCTCCAAGCAAAACTGTTGTCATTCCCTTCAATGCACCAGCAGCAACTATGTACTTAGCCCATCCCAAACCTACGGCTTCAAATGCCACAGAAAATGGTGCATCTACATCAATACCTTTGTATGGTTGCATTAGGCATAGTGCCATAGCTAGTAAACAATATACCAATGTAACAATCACCATTGAGCCAACAAGACCAATAGGAATGTCCCGACCGGGATTCTTTGTTTCCTCAGCCACAGTTGAGATAAGATCAAATCCAAGATAGGCAAAGAAAAGCACTGCTGATGCTTGAAAGATGCCATGGACGCCAAATGGTGCAAAATCACTGTAATTTTTGGTGTCAGCTTTTGTAAGGCCTGCAATGATGATGAAGAGAAGGACAACAATATGGATGATGGTGGCAATGTAATTGAATATTGAGGAGCCCTTTGTGCTCACAACAGCCATAACACAAATGGTAGCCAAGACAACAATGGCAATGGGGTCGAGGTAGCTGTAGTCTGGTGCTAAATTATGGGCTACAATGCGGAAATCATTTGGCTGGTGGTTCAAGAGTGTGGCAAAGTAGGATGTCCAAGAACGGGAAACCGCTGCTCCACCAATCACGCACTGGAGTAGGATGTTTCCGGCAATGATGAAGCCCACGAAATCACCCAGCTCaacccttaaataggcaaatgATCCACCTGAAGGAAAGCAACTTGTTAGCTTAGCCATATTATTTAACCATATATGTTAATTTGTTCTGATTATTGAAGCGCCGGACACATAATTTTTGTACAACCGTGCATGTGTCAAGGTAAAGGATGTTGTCATGAATTCCCATTAACAAGCAATTAACAAATAAATCGACCATATTTCTATGATCAAGAAAgtattaagggtccgtttggatacagctgaaaactgaaaactgaaactgaaaaacactgtagcaaaataatttttaaatgtatgaatagtatcgtgggacccatttttaatgaaaaagttgctgaaaagtgtattttgtgggacccatgaacagtgcataaaagCACTGTTTAcataagaaaagtcaaaaagatacagcttgacaaaaaaaaaaaatttctaaaacgtAAACGCGCGTCTGGGAAGCGCAAAACGtgcttcccaaacgcactctaaaTCAAAACtatttgtattttatcttttttttagcATTCAAGTAACACAAgtcatgtttctaaaaaaaaaagaaaaaaaaaaaaagtaacacaaGACATGTcaagttcaattaaaatttccTGATATTTATAACTGGTTCAGAACTCCATTTTCCAATTATTATAACTATGGAATAATTCAAATGAATGacataaaacaatttttaaaaatatataatatgttttGAGCGATAAAAGTGTGTAATAAACATGGTTATCTTGAATTTAATTTATCCATGTGAATTATGTATTTGAAAAGGAATTTTCTCTGTTCTcacgttatatatatatatatatatatatatacacacacacatatattaatatgtgtaatttttttcaattaataaaaaacattACATTTTAATTGCGTGAGGAGCCAAACTTCGATAGAAAAtgggagaagaaaaaaaaaagtcaaacataTTATTAGTCTACAGATTGTAGGGAATCAAGCCgaattcccaacctgtgagaaacaaaaaaaatagagaaaacacatgccaaagaaaaacaatcacacgcacaagacagtatttatgTGGTTctgcaatttgcctacgtccatgGAGTTGCGAGGAtatcactattatcagggaagaATACAGAGTACAACTTGCAgctacaatattttctctctACATAAAACACGGCAACAACACCACACTAAAAAACCCTAATTACAAAAGGCGGTTCCATAATGGGCTAAACGGGCccaaaactaggctccacaaagcccaacaaatctcccacttggagactagttcaatcaccaacatcaaaTCGCTATCCTCGAAGAAACAATCCCTCaccctgcaactcatcctcctgtcctcaagctagaagaccaattgaagctgcgcatagctt encodes:
- the LOC115990688 gene encoding cationic amino acid transporter 1-like, whose protein sequence is MGEYGRQEGVWKRGCSFATHKFLPDESFRSWGNYVRVLKDTPHRLKDRVLTRSLDETELVDMKARSQHEMKKTLTWWDLIWFGIGAVIVAGISILTGLEAQQHAGPAVVLSYVVSGISALLSVFCYTEFAVEIPVAGGSFAYLRVELGDFVGFIIAGNILLQCVIGGAAVSRSWTSYFATLLNHQPNDFRIVAHNLAPDYSYLDPIAIVVLATICVMAVVSTKGSSIFNYIATIIHIVVLLFIIIAGLTKADTKNYSDFAPFGVHGIFQASAVLFFAYLGFDLISTVAEETKNPGRDIPIGLVGSMVIVTLVYCLLAMALCLMQPYKGIDVDAPFSVAFEAVGLGWAKYIVAAGALKGMTTVLLGAAVRKARYLTHIARTHMIPPCLAIVNEKTGTPLNATVVMLSATAVIAFFTSLGILSKLLSISSLFILMLVAIGLLVRRYYVSGVTTKANRIKFIVFLALILGSSIGTAIYWASSTDGWIGYAITLPIWLLSTFGLRLFVPQAREPKFWGVPLVPWLPSLSIAINIFLLGSIDKKSFERFGIFTLVMIVYYFLYGLHASYDTVKEASSAKQMKNVEEGALN